In Archocentrus centrarchus isolate MPI-CPG fArcCen1 chromosome 16, fArcCen1, whole genome shotgun sequence, a single window of DNA contains:
- the fxyd5 gene encoding FXYD domain containing ion transport regulator 5, which produces MIRLWMLWTQAPHRMDTKMYLTYLSIFLFMMLRVSRTNSHADEKGHMNTSTESATTVVTVSRVEGRVTREVGTSPEISPEQTTNQHGSVSLSNPTSQTKSSAVPSVETTDQPKLTSTSASPVKTVQSAPGKKWTAILIWNSEWDKDFTYDYESVRNAGLVIAAVLFILGILVITCGKLSRLPKCPKGSTKSYRVVQG; this is translated from the exons ATGATCAGGCTGTGGATGCTCTGGACTCAGGCACCTCACAGGATGGATACAAAG ATGTATTTGACTTACCTGAGCATTTTCCTGTTTATGATGTTAAGAG TGTCAAGGACCAACAGTCATGCAGATGAAAAGGGGCACATGAATACATCTACAGAGAGCGCTACTACAGTTGTCACtg TAAGTAGAGTGGAAGGCAGAGTAACAAGAGAAGTTGGCACCTCCCCGGAAATTTCCCCTGAGCAAACCACAAACCAGCACGGAAGCGTCTCCCTCAGTAACCCCACATCACAAACAAAGTCTTCAGCAG TTCCCAGTGTGGAGACAACAGATCAACCAAAACTCACATCCACTTCAG catCTCCAGTGAAAACCGTCCAATCTGCACCTGGGAAGAAATGGACCGCTATACTTATCTgga ATTCAGAATGGGACAAAGATTTCACCTATG ATTATGAGTCCGTGAGAAATGCTGGCTTGGTCATTGCGGCGGTGCTGTTCATCCTGGGTATACTGGTCATTACCT GTGGAAAGCTCAGTCGGCTGCCCAAATGTCCGAAGGGGTCAACAAA GTCATACCGAGTGGTCCAAGGATAA